In Ruminiclostridium josui JCM 17888, the genomic window TCACCAAGCTTTATCAGAGTAGGAGCATAAGCATCCATTCTATAGCTTGTAGTCGGCCCTGCTGACCCTATGATTTCACCTTCCCTGCAAGGACAAGGTCCCACATAGTAAATGGTTTGGTTTTTTATATCAAATGGAAGCTCTTTGTTCTCCTTTAATAATTCCAGCATTTGTTTATGCGCAGCATCTCTGGCGGTATAAATAGTACCGCTAAGAGACACTGTATCGCCAGCTTTCAGTATTCTGGCCTTATCTCTATCAAAAGGTGCCTTTAATATATGATGCATTCTTCTCCCCCTTTATAATGTCACTTCTGCATGTCTTGTAACATGACAGCTTATGTTTATGGCAACAGGTAGTCCAGCTATATGTGTAGGATATGTCTCAACATTGACCGCCAGTGCAGTTGTATTACCTCCTAATCCTGCCGGACCTATACCCAATTGATTTATCTTATCCAGCATTTCATTTTCAAGGTTTCTAACATATTCTATACTACTACGTACATTTATTGGTCTAAGCAATGCTTGTTTTGCCATAATAGAAGCTT contains:
- a CDS encoding Fe-S-containing hydro-lyase, with the protein product MHHILKAPFDRDKARILKAGDTVSLSGTIYTARDAAHKQMLELLKENKELPFDIKNQTIYYVGPCPCREGEIIGSAGPTTSYRMDAYAPTLIKLGETGMIGKGLRDQNVINAMKEYGAVYLGAIGGAGALMAECIKSQEIIAFPELGAEAVRRLEVKDFPLIVIIDSYGNNLYESGRKQFMKINL